A segment of the Arachis hypogaea cultivar Tifrunner chromosome 5, arahy.Tifrunner.gnm2.J5K5, whole genome shotgun sequence genome:
tgatttggattagattttctgctttagcttctgtgcttcaagcttagattttctctttcttgcttctttggttactggcttatggaggaagcttttcttctctttctctttcttacttttctgatgtcttgatgtgacttgattagagaggagaggaacgttgctttggttggagcaagatggtgggaaattgaaaaacaatttcgggcttggatcgggttcttcTCTACTTCAGCCCGTTGGTGCCTTGCTATGCTTCTTTGATGAATTTTGTTTGAGATGAATGACTTGGGCTTGTCTTTATTCACACTTACCATTCAGCCCATTAGCCTtgttttattttccattcaaattGGGCTGTAATACAGATTTTGGCCTGCAAtaataaacaattagttaataagtaaatataattaatcaacactaattatttattttgtccaaaaataatgtttgtcatcactaattaattttgttaatttcttaactcaacatagGAAAAGATCTTCACAATTTTAGCAACTATAAACAAAATTGAGGACAAATTATGATGGAACTATATTAAATGTAAAAAGTGTCATAAgaaagtatataaaaaaaaaagaaacaactacATTTGTGAcacatgtaatcaaacaccacaatatccaacaataagataactctatatacttttcataatctcatctatcaaattattagttgCTAGCCCAATACTTATTTTAGGTTCAGAATTCAATTAAAGGTTTTAGATCAAAGTGTTACAACaacttttgtactatttgatggcgACGCAAAAAATTTATTGGGCACAACTGCTTCAAATCTAATGATAGTTCAGAAAAATAATGACATTGAAGCACCACcccatcaagagattaaggagaaagaaaactATACAAGTTCAAGACTCATCTTCGAAAGAAGAACATACATACAAAGATGGAATCAAATAACATAATAGAAAGTGCatcaaactcaacaattcataaagaacatgtcTTCGTAAGAACCTACGACAAAAAGAAGAAAGCACCAACTCTAACAACCAACAAAAAAAGGAGGACGAGCGTCACATAAGATGACTAAGtccatcaactaaaacaaatgtaaaaatcaaaccaccaaataaaaatgtcactttgtacaactccaacatccaaatcttttgtactacaaattatttaaaataaaacacctaaaatttagtttcaatttacacatatttaatttattactacaaaatataacaatttttaatatttattatatactattattaATTTACCGTCCCGCACATCGCGCGGGTCTCATTCTAGTTTTAATAAAGAATAATTTGTCTAATATTCTAaatcaaaaactaatttaaagaCCAATTTAAAATATCACTCATTTTCAAACACAATCTCAAAGCTTAGTAATTCTTCGTGGTTCATAAAATAATTGGTTGGGTCCCTTCTAATACATCCTTCTAGACTTCTAATTTATGGTCTTAATCTCTTACGCCACTATAAATACCTGATTGCTGAACTCATGTTCCTCTTAGCAAATATCAATGGCTTTGGATTCTCAAACCATATGAATTTCTGACTTCATTATACATTTATACCAGACTTCTAATTTGTGGTATATGACATttattttatgtgattttttggtAATCAAGATAAAACTGTTCGTTCAAAGAAATAACAATGcatcttaaaaagaaaaaagaagaacatCATCATGTTATTACAAATTTGAAGTCATTGCTACTATTTTGATCATAAAAACAACAAACTAACTAACGTATAACTCCAAGCCCTGCTATAACCCAAGTTCTCTATATCCTATGAACTTTTGACTATTGCTTTAGCTATCATCACTCTATCATCATTGCGAAACCCACGACTGTAACTGAAAATAATTGGTTTCCCCTTGATCATTTCTATAAACTATGTTGAACATGTGAAAAATTTTCAAGCCAGCTGCATTGCAAGCGTATGAAGTTGAATATGCAAGGCCATGATTGGAAATTGGAACCATGCTACGATTAAAACGTCACATTCTGCAAATATGAGGCCACAAGTCGCGATAGCAATGACTTGTGCCAATATTTCCCCCCATAGGCTGAACCCCTGAATAAATAAACAAGAAGATCTGTAATTTTCTTGTAAGGAATCAATCaacaatccaaaaatcaaaaCACATCAACACATGAAAAGAATATGGTCAAGGAAGGATGCATGTAGATCTTATAGGCAACTTTGAAATACAATTTCTTGTACCTGGAAAAGTTCTGCTAGAATATTTGGTCATGTAAAAGAGGGTCATATGATTGAAGATATCACACACGTCTTATCCTAGCAATGAGTATTTTGAATTGTTTGCAATGGGGAAAAAGTTACAAACGTATAGAATCAGAAGGTGATTTTGTTACTTAAGACACGTTATATAAGTGAAATAATGTGAGGAATATATATAGCAGAAGCAGCAAATTAAGGATTAATAGTGAAGGAGGGAAACTAAACTAAGATTAGAATGCACTCCCAGATTAATGGAATAACATGTAATTCAGCGCAATCTGCAATACACAAACTCAAGCATGTTACTGAAGTAATCTATTATTCAGATAAATTGgttctttaaaaaatatatcacttttaactaaattgaaattcattttgaaaagaatacaatattttcttttattcatttatGTTTCTTCTGCACTGTAACTGAATATTGACTCTAATAGATCTTACACATAAATCAGTTAAAAATCTCTTACCCAAACACCATCCATAAATCATCTCTTGAGCTTTGCCTAAATGGAAGCGGCTGTTGATTCAACATATTTATGGCAAAAAGGATATCATCCTGTGTTCCTGTTGATGTCAAAAAATCATATATCCGTCATAAGAGTTAATTGcgttaaaacaaaacaaaaacaaaatggaATTTGATCACATTAATAACAGGATGATAAAAATGCAACAGATAAGAGTACTAATATCTATCTGGAGTTCTATTTACAGTTTTACACAGAGTGTGAGAGAGCGATGGAATTCAATGCTAACCATTCCATCCAATGTTTCTGACCTCATGATCAGGGTTCAATCATCATCCATTTTCACATTTAGTACCAATAAAAGAGCCTATCAACCAGATGGTCAAATGTATAGAAATGACGACGACGTCGATCTCTTCTTAGCTGCCATGATCTCCATTTGGATGGATCTGATTTTATCTACTCACATTGATTAAGTTATAGTTATGAAAGGTGAGACAATAATTCACACGAACAGTTTGGACACAAACATAAATTAATGGTAAAAACAGAATAAAGGGATGAATTGATACCAGAAAATGTTTCTTCATGAATGGGAACCAGTTTGAATTGTGGGATGTGAGCAATGGCTTGCCAATCCTGTCCTGTTAATCTGGTGCATCGCTTCTGCAGCTCCTTATGGCACCCATCAATAGATAGCTCACGCAAGTTTGTCAGGTTTCGGAAGCTACTGGGCAGTGACCTTAACCTCACCCGGGTGAGTTCTAACTTTTGAAGAGAAGTTATTTCCCCCAACCACTCAGGAATTGAATTTGATTCATATACTTCCAAACTTTGGAGGGAAGGCACATGTTGTAAGCCTTCTGGCAATGTATCACAATGAGCAATGCAAACTCGACGAAGCGAAACTAATTTATTCATGCTACTCGGTAGAGTCACCAGCTTTGGACAAATCATGATATCAAGGCTCTCCAGACGAGTTAGATGTCCCACACCTTCAGGCAAGGATCTGAGCTTCTTACACGAATGAATTGTCAAACTTTGCAGAGAACACAGACCTTGCACCACATTCTTCGAAAATGATTCAAGTTCATCACCACCATAAATTTCTAACTTTTGTAGCGAGCTGAGGCTGCTTAATTCATGGGGTAATGCCTTGAGTTTATCGAAGCTTGAAATGCAGAGGGTCTTGACATGCTGCATATTCTGCCCAATTGCCTCTAGGATGGAAGCCATACCTTCACTATCACTATGATCAGAGTCTGACCCTGTTCCTTCAATCCAAATGTACTCTAGAGATGGAAGGAGTGGCAACTTAATCTTAGGAACACACGAGACCTTTAATTTAGAAAGAACTGGAAGCATTTCTACTCTTTCATCTCGTAACATCCCTTCCAAGTTTGGCAGGTTCGATAAGGTCAGGTGCTTCAACGACTTAAAAGCCTTCTCATCCACGCCATCATAAGAGTCATCATCAATGTACTTCACATCTTTCATTCCAGATACATAAAGAACAGTTAAATGTGGTAATTTACCCAGCGGAGGAAGGTGCTTGCAGTTCTTGCAATCACAGAGTATCACCATAACTAAGCTGGAAAGAATTGAAGTATTTTGCATCCAGCTAGGCAACTCTACTCCGGGGTAATCATTCATCCCAAAACTCTTGAGATTGGAGGGAGGCTCAAGGGCTTCAAGTATTCTCTCAGCATTGGCACCACACCTTGAATCAGAGGAGTCCCATGACAGGTATAAGTTTTCCAAGTTCTTCTTAGCACTCAAATTAGCATCTCTAGCATCACCCTCATTTATGACATTTTCAAGCCCCTTGATGTGTAGTTTGCCTCCAAGCTGTAAATCACGCAACTCTGATAACCCATGCCCTTCCTTTTTATCCACAATAAAAAGATTCAATGTTCTCAAACATTTCAAGTCGCCAATATTCGGAGGCATCTCTACTAATGAAGAACATTCTTCAATTAGGAGATGTCTAAGATCCTTCAATTGTGTTAAGTGTTTGGGCAAACAAGAAAGATCTAGACAGTCTTCTAACTTCAGAATCTGCAATTTTTGTAACCTCGAAACACATTCAGGCAGTGTTGTGATACAGCTGCTACGCAGATTCAGGTACCTCAAATGCGTTAAACTCTTCGGTGCTGAGAGTTGAGAAGCATTTGTACGTAGTGCACGGAGAGAATTGAATGGTGGCAACCCATTAAGATTGCGATGATGTAACGAGTAAAATATAGGCCAAGATAGACCAAGGCCCAATTAGGATAGTTTTATTAGTATTTGAATTACTATAAATAGATATAGTAGAAAGGTAATTGTAATCATGAATTGAGTAATGAATATAGTTCCTTTTTTGGAATTCCTTTCATGGAATTATCTCTCTCCCTCTTAATTCTCTCTAAATTCTCTCTGATTGATTAATTCTTCTCTATTCCTACATCATACCCCTTACATTGGTGCTCTCATTGACCACCATTTTTCCATTTTCTTGGTGGTTTGGCGATCTCACCTCCAATGGAACAAATTGGAAGTGTAGCTGAATATTTTACTGTCTTTTTGGGTTATGTTCAAAGAGTAAATTTGAATGATGCTGAAATATTGAAGACATTTCTCAATGGATTGGAAACTTATATCCATAGAGAAATTATCTTTGATGATCCTAAAACTCTTTCTGATGCATTTTATTTGGTAAAGTATTATGAAGAACGCTGGAGCAATCCATTTTCAGAAATTTCAAAGCCAAAATTATCAGCTCAGCACCAGATCCAGAAAAGTTCATCAACAAAAATTTCCTATCAATCACTGTATCAAAGTCCAGAATCCGCAtttcaagcaaaaattcaaatccAGAATTCCATAGTAGACACcacagaaaaatcatcaacaGAACAGGAAATCAGAAATTCAGAAGCAGAATCATCAATCCAAAGTCAAGATCAAGCGAAATTACAGACTGCGGATACAGATTTTACATCCTCAAGAATTCAACTATCTAATTCAATACCTCAACAACAGTTTTCAGCATCAACAACAGCACTTCCAGATCTGCGAAGGGAGCTTCAGATTCAAGAAACGACCTCCCTGAATGCCGGACCGCGACCTCTGAACGCCAGCGATCGTACGTGGAGGGAAACAGCAACCGTTGTGGAGGACGACGACGTCCACGTCGACAGAACCGCTCGGAGTAGTGACGGCAGGCTCAGCAAGGCCAACAGTGGCGCCGAGGACGGCGCCGTCGCGAAGGGGAAGGTGGATGACACAGATCTATGGGATCGGGAACCGACACCAAAGCCGCCTTGCAGGTTTACGGACGCGGGGGTCAGAGGCGGAGCAGCTGCAAGAAAGCCCGCACCAGAACCAAGACCACGGAAGACGAACGACGCGGTGGTAGCAAGCGGCGCCTCCGCGAAGGCAAAGCTCGCGACGACCCGAGTTGACGAAGCGGCGAAGGTTAGAAGAGGCGTTCTGTTTCGTTGTGTTCCCTCAATCGTGGCCAAACCACCACCACTCACGGTGGCGGTTTTTCCATGGGACCGCGAGCATAGATGCAGCACAGAGAAGAAGCGGGACGAGGTGTTGTCTCCGTGGGTGGCGATGGACCAAGCAGCAGCACAGGAGCCTACCCAGGCAAAGCAGACGGCGGAGATGCAGAGTGGTCAAGAGATGAGTGGTGGCTGTTTTGGGATGGTGCCCTCTCTTCAACAAGAGTCCAATTCACATCAACAAATAGATTTAGGCCTAccaaaaactattttaaaaagatggaggacctagtttttTTTAAACAATGGGATCCTGGAGGTTATTTCTATTTTAGACAGtagaatagaaataaaaaaaggaaaagtataggagaACAATAATCACAATGAACAATATAAACAATAGGGTTATAAATGTAAATTAATCATAAATTTAAGtaatgatataattaatttaattatactagtaaccatttttcaaaatttaaaaggatAAGTCAAAATGGATTTAATTATACTAATAACCATTTAATTATACCAACCTGAAAACCAGCACACCTTTCATATTCTAACCATATCTCCTATCTCTTGCTTCCCAACAAAGAAGGCTGACCCACAACCCACGCAGGCCTCCTTGCTCCAACGTCCGGCAGCACCCAAGGtggataaaattttttttttcattacacCCGTCAACCCTTGCACCGTGCAGCCCAGCGTTGGTTACTGTTATCACGTCTTGTGCAGCCCCTGCAGTCCAAGGTCTGCACATATCACAACCATCTTAATGGAGCACAATTTCATTGGAAGCATATTGGATCGTCCTGCTTATAACATTCTGCATATTGAAACTCTTTTTGTTGTTAggtatttttgtaaattttttttgatgTTATTCTCAATTCCAAAACCCCACAGGCCTGCAGCAGTAGCTTCTGCCAAGAATGAACTTGAACTTGTACATCAATAGATtggttttcattattattatttttttcatgtcaCTAATATTGTGATTTATATTTAGTTTCTTTTATTGTTCTAGTTCTGTCACCAATTGGAAGAATACGAGAGATTTGGAACATAATATTGTTCATCCATTCAGTTCAATTAAATTATGTTAGaagttcatttttttatataaggatggttatttttattgttaagtATATGTTTGGTTGTTAGTATTAGAGTTAAGTAGATACAATTCAATTATGCtaaatgttcattttactagatatacagatagttatttttattgttaagtGGATGTTTGGTTGTTAGTATTAGATTCAAGTAGATACAATTAAATTATACTAGATGTTTAGTTTTATAGGTATGCGAATGATTATTTTCATTATCAAATGGGTGTTTGGTTATTCGTATCAATTAATTATCATGTacttatataaatacataaaaagctaaattatGGTAGATTAAAATAACGAACTataattattattcaattatcccatttgaattaaattttatagtgatTCAATTATCCcatttgaattaaattattattcaattatcccatttgaattaaattttatagtgatTCGTTTATAGTGTGATTGTAtctaaattgaagaagaaaagaacGTATATTActttaattcaaatatttaatttttttaaaaatctattaATTGATTTgtctaatagaaaaaaaatagaaaagcaaatttgataattaatttttctaagaactaaaatattcaactaaaattatttttagaaattgatTTAACGTATTActctaaagtttaaatttatttaGCATGTTAGTTTAAAGTTTCAACATTGCATTCTATTtcgtttagaaaaatatttaaaatgtagtattataaaataataataataataataattaatattgagtCAAAGGTAGAGAAGGGGAAAGATTTTTCCAGTTGGATCAAAGAAGGGGGTGTGAATGGGATGATTACGATACTAgtaattaagataattaaaattagtatttaaGAAAGGGAGTGTTTACAAATATACCTATGTTAATAAGCTAATTGGGCTAATTTTTAGGGcccgttgttcatattgttcaccaATATCATTGTCCCCCTAGCACTccccataaaaaaaatattactttaaaatTAAGGGGAATGCTAGGGGGACAATGACTTTGTTGAACAAtgtgaacaaccaccaatcaaataaaaacacactacacctccaaattaaacttctaattttaatattaaaataaccatccgtacactagtaaaataaacatccgatatatctattgtttacattgtttaatattttcattgtttacctatacttttcctaaaatTAATTGTTACTTTTATTAATTGTAGTTagggtttataatttttttagcaaCCTTGAGGGCAAGATTGTCGTTAAGGGGAATGTAATGTAACTAGTAAAATATAGGCCAAGATAGACCAAGGCCCAATTAGGATAGTTTTATTAGTATTTGAATTACTATAAATAGATATAGTAGAAAGGTAATTGTAATCATGAATTGAGTAATGAATATAGTTCCTTTTCTGGAATTCCTTTCATGGAATTATCTCTCTCCCTCTTAATTCTCTCTAAATTCTCTCTGATTGATTAATTCTTCTCTATTTCTACATCATACCCCTTACAGATGATACTCAAATGGACGAAGATTAATCATACTCCTCAAGGATTCAACTTTCTTGAAGGGATCCTTGTTTACCTCCATCTCTGGTTTTAAACAAGTGACATGGTGGACCCTTGTAGACAAATTGGTCAAGCTTGCAGACTCATCATAAACTCTGCACTCTTTTCCCATTATGGATTGGGCAAGTTCATGAAATAAATCATGCATCTTGAAGGTAGTTCTTGCCAATTCATCAATCTCAACTTCTTGGAAAAATGATCTCTGGCATAATTCCTCCCAAGCCACATTACCAACATCCTCAATCTCCAACTTACCTTTGGATTTGATCAAACCATTGGCCATCCAAAGATGAATAAGTTGCTGCTTTTCCATTCGAAAAATCTTGGGGGAAAATGGCACAAAAAGCAAAGCATTGTCTTAATGACAACTTCAAATGGAAGTAGCTGATTTTCAAAGCACGTACAATAATAGCATCATCCTCAAGTATGTCCCAAAACTTACTTTCCAATACATTCACCCACTGTATTTCCTCTTTTTTATTGCGCAAAAGGCTTCCAAGTGCTTTAGATGCAAGAGGGGAACAACCACATTTCTTTACAATCTCCTTGCCTATTGCCACAAGCTCTGTGCGCTCCACTTTGTTTGATCCAAATGCATGGTATTTGAACAATAACCAATTGTCATCCTCGGATAATGGTGACAAGTGATGAGCAGGGCATGTTCCCATGACAGATGCAACACTCTCAACTCGGGTAGTAACCAAAACTGCAGCACCTTTTGTTCCACCTCCGCAAAGCAAAACAGACTTCAAGTCCTCCCATTTGTCCGTGCTCCACACATCGTCTAGAACAAGTAAATACCTTTTGCCTAGCAGCATTTCTTGGACTTTGTTTTTCATTGCTTCTAAAGTAGAGAGGTTTGGGTTATGTCCACTTGTAGATTCCACAATGGACTCTAGAATTCTCATGGTATTGAATTCAGTGGAAACACAAACCCAAATTCTCAGATCGAAATGTTCAATTACCTTGTTGTCATTGTAAACCCATCGGACAAGTGTTGTTTTTCCAAGGCCCCCCATGCCAACAATTGGATAAACAGAGAGGTCGTTACTGCTATCAGCACTCCTTGAAAGAAACTCCACAATATTTTGTGTGTTTTGCTCCCTTCCATAGATATTGTGCTCAGTGATAACAGAACATGTCTGGCGCCATGCTTCATCTTCTTGTTGCCTCTCTGGAACTCTTCCACGCAACTCAAACCTTCTCCTTTCTTCATCAATTTGACGAAACCTGTCAACCATCTCTTTCATCCTCTTACCGATGTCTCGACGAAACATAATCGTCACAGGATCAAGACGAGTTAAGCACTGCGTTAAGCACTGCTCACTGTGTAGACGGTTGGACTCTATTGAACATTCATCTAAGATATCATCAAGCACGTGTGCTGCATCTGAAAGCTTCTGCAGCCAAAGCTTCACAGCACGCTCTCTGATCTGCTTCTCTTCAGCATCTTGGAGCACTGCGTGGATTGCAGCAAGGTTCCCTGACAGCTCTTGAATCTGCGAGTGGACGCCCCAAAGAGTTGCAAGCTCGTCCTGAGCAAAAGCTTGCAAGTTTTCAATAACCATTTGAAGTAGAGATTCAGCCATTTGAAAAGCTAGAACGAATGAAAGCTCAGATATTGGACTGAATGCTATGCACATGCAAGTTGACAACGTGCACTACTAGGTTTCTGAGCTTAAAGAGACTGGTGAGGAAGGTGGATAGATCTACTATGTTAAGAAACTGTTTTTGAGTGAGAATGTGAATGCGATGAACATGCAAGTTCACAAATTGCAATTTGAATCACTTTAACATAGTTTTGGAATCTCGTGCTCATTACTCCCAAAGAACCAGCCATTAGAAaacaaattagaagaataaaaaaatgattgGGGTAGGCCTACGTTTCAAGAACAGAGGCATTTGGTGGGTGGTTGTgacaattttttagtatttttaagcaGACCTTGGTAAACATAAgtcttccatgtgagtatgcatatatacatatatgattaGAGGTGAATTCTTACATGCTCCTACCATGTTTGTGTGTTACATGCAACTTCCGTCTTTGCCATTAACTAGAGTGAGACCCGCGCAATGCGCGGAGAGGtagattatttatactatatagtatattttaataaatgttatattaaaaatattttagagaacatattataaatagattttgaatttatttattttcaaaaaagacataggttatttatattagagttatacaaaactgtattttcatttttttttattttttgatttacaTTAATGGCTACACTTTGTATTTTCTTGTAgtttttttgtttgtaaatatactaaataattaaaaaaataaatgaatgaaaatgaaaaacatataaaaatgttatattaaatttaaggaATTTTTGACGATTAGTATGAGAGATTAAGAAATAAAGAGTAGTAAAAgtgttaatatgtataagttgtataatttgaatatttgtaactgaaattttttataattattattattatgacacttttaatgtatgcatatttattgcatttaattaatatttgatgttttaattgaataataatagataagagttttttgttttaattattttaaaatattttactaaatagtgattGGTTGATTTTCATCTTTTGCCAAGTCATTAGAATTGTTGATGTGGCATCATTAGCAAAGAAAAGACGGTTTAAACTCATTGtggatattatattaaatttaaggaatttttgacaattagtatgagagattaagaaatgaagagtagtaagagtcttaatatgtataagttgtagaatttgaatatttgtaactgaaaatttttataattattattattatgacacttttaatgtatgtttattgtatttaattagtacttgatgtttcaattgaataataatagataagagttttttgttttaattttttaaaaatattttactaaatagtgaTGGGTAGATTTTCATCTTTTGCCAAGTCATTAAAATTGCTGATGTGGCATCATTAGCAAAGAAAAGATGGCTTAAACTCATTGTGGAGAGAGTTGGTATTAGCttttagatagatagatagatagatgcaAAAGATTTCATTTTCATCCTACATAGCAAACAATTACAACAAATTATACGGATTTTTTCCTATTAATTAGCTATGAGTAGCAACAATTAGAATAAAACAT
Coding sequences within it:
- the LOC112800112 gene encoding putative disease resistance protein RGA3 isoform X1; translation: MPPNIGDLKCLRTLNLFIVDKKEGHGLSELRDLQLGGKLHIKGLENVINEGDARDANLSAKKNLENLYLSWDSSDSRCGANAERILEALEPPSNLKSFGMNDYPGVELPSWMQNTSILSSLVMVILCDCKNCKHLPPLGKLPHLTVLYVSGMKDVKYIDDDSYDGVDEKAFKSLKHLTLSNLPNLEGMLRDERVEMLPVLSKLKVSCVPKIKLPLLPSLEYIWIEGTGSDSDHSDSEGMASILEAIGQNMQHVKTLCISSFDKLKALPHELSSLSSLQKLEIYGGDELESFSKNVVQGLCSLQSLTIHSCKKLRSLPEGVGHLTRLESLDIMICPKLVTLPSSMNKLVSLRRVCIAHCDTLPEGLQHVPSLQSLEVYESNSIPEWLGEITSLQKLELTRVRLRSLPSSFRNLTNLRELSIDGCHKELQKRCTRLTGQDWQAIAHIPQFKLVPIHEETFSGTQDDILFAINMLNQQPLPFRQSSRDDLWMVFGGSAYGGKYWHKSLLSRLVASYLQNVTF
- the LOC112800112 gene encoding putative disease resistance protein RGA3 isoform X2, encoding MPPNIGDLKCLRTLNLFIVDKKEGHGLSELRDLQLGGKLHIKGLENVINEGDARDANLSAKKNLENLYLSWDSSDSRCGANAERILEALEPPSNLKSFGMNDYPGVELPSWMQNTSILSSLVMVILCDCKNCKHLPPLGKLPHLTVLYVSGMKDVKYIDDDSYDGVDEKAFKSLKHLTLSNLPNLEGMLRDERVEMLPVLSKLKVSCVPKIKLPLLPSLEYIWIEGTGSDSDHSDSEGMASILEAIGQNMQHVKTLCISSFDKLKALPHELSSLSSLQKLEIYGGDELESFSKNVVQGLCSLQSLTIHSCKKLRSLPEGVGHLTRLESLDIMICPKLVTLPSSMNKLVSLRRVCIAHCDTLPEGLQHVPSLQSLEVYESNSIPEWLGEITSLQKLELTRVRLRSLPSSFRNLTNLRELSIDGCHKELQKRCTRLTGQDWQAIAHIPQFKLVPIHEETFSGTQDDILFAINMLNQQPLPFRQSSRDDLWMVFGLR